The genomic region ACAGATCGCCGGGCACCACCGTGATCGGGCTATCCCGGTCCGCTCCGGCCCGGGCCGGCGGGGCTGCGGCGAACGCGAGCACCACTGCGAACACGGCAACCGCGCGAGGGGGCATCATCGGCACGCACCTCCCCCGAACACCACATCCGAGACCCGCCAACGCCCTTCACCGTCGCGCAACAAGGTCGCAGTGATCGGATTCCGCTCTACCCCAACGGTTTTCGGTTTCCCGGTCTTGGCGTCAGCTTGCCCGGCCTTGCTGCCGTCCTGGCAGTCCTGGACGGTGGCGCGGCTTCCGACGACATCCACGCTGGTGATCCGAGCTGTGGGCGTGCCGTAGAGCGCGATCGACTGCTCCCGCAACAGTCCCAACCCCTGCACGCTCCTGGTCAGTTGCGGATCCGTCGCGACCTTGCTGAGGTTGGGCCGCCACTCCGATTCCGGCCGTTTGTCGATCGTGCTGGCCAGTTGCCAGAACTCCTCGTAGACCGCCTTCGCCGCCACCGAGGCATCCGCCACCGAGCTCGTAGGTGCGGCCGCCTGGGTCGTGGTCGAAGGGCTCGGTGCAGGGGAGCTGGTGGTGCTCTTCGGGGTGCAGGCGCCGCCGAGCAGGAGGCCAGGGGCCAGCAGGCCAAAGGCCAGCCAGCGGGTGCCGGTGCTGCGGGTCATGATCGGCTCCATTCCATTCGGTGCGGCGAGCGAGCCGCAGTCAGTGGAAGATCACGACGAGCAGCGTCCCGGCGATCAGCGGAGGCCCCGCCGGAAACCCGGCGCCCTGCCCCCACCGAGCACGACCCGCGACCAACAGCCCCACCGCGACCACTCCCGTCAGCAGGATCGACAGCCCGAGCCCGCGTGACAGGTGCTCCCAGCCCAAGTAGCCCAGAAAGAGCGACAGCACCGGCAACAACACCGCGTCGCCGCCACCGAACCCGGCGGGCTGGACCACGTGCAGGGCTACCGTCACGACTCCGACCACGGCCGCGGCGGCCACACCGCGCCACAACCCGCCGAACTCGCCCAGCCACGCCGACGCCGCGGCCAGCAGGATCAACCCGCCGAGCCCCAACACGGCGGTGAGCGGATGCGGCAGGCGCCGACATTCCCAGTCGATGGCCGCTAGGACCAGCCCCAGCGCCACCAGCAAGCACCAGGCCGGCAGTGCTGGATCGCCCGCACGGCGAGCACCCAGGCAGG from Crossiella sp. CA-258035 harbors:
- a CDS encoding prepilin peptidase — translated: MSAAVVCGLFGMTTGPVLVVCLLRLGAKLDPRLVQHRGVVMMLAGLVLLACLGARRAGDPALPAWCLLVALGLVLAAIDWECRRLPHPLTAVLGLGGLILLAAASAWLGEFGGLWRGVAAAAVVGVVTVALHVVQPAGFGGGDAVLLPVLSLFLGYLGWEHLSRGLGLSILLTGVVAVGLLVAGRARWGQGAGFPAGPPLIAGTLLVVIFH